The segment TTTCGCTCAATCAGCTCGTCACGCATTTTCACAACCCATTCAGGGAAACGATTAAACTCCTCATCAGAAGCATGTTCAAAATAAGCACGATCTATTTCGTCATCGGAAAAATTAACATGGACACGCCCTGCACCTGCCTTATATGCTTCTTTCACGACTAATCGAGCAAAATCTAGTGCATCCACTGATGTATTTACTAATAAATATTGACCTGGTTGAATATTAACGCCAACTTTTACTGCAAGCTCTGCATAGGCTTGTAATTTTTCTGCAAATGTCATACTATTTCCCTCGCTTCTGTCCAATTGTTTTTGAGTTCCCCTCTACTAGCTTGCCGTCATGCCATACTTTTTGCATTGACTTGCCTGGGATTTCCCTTGTCCATTTTTTATACGTTTTTTCATCACGATATGATAATAACGTTAATACTTCACCATCTGCCCCAGCACGGCCTGTACGACCTGAGCGATGTAAATATTGCTCCATTGTTCGTGGGACATCAACATGAATAACATGTGTTAAACCTGCAATATCTAAACCACGAGCAGCAATATCCGTGGCAATTAAAATTCGTGCATCCCCTTTACGGAATGCATCTAAAGCTTTTTTACGCTCTTCTTTTTTCATATCAGAATGCAGCGTTACAATTGGTGCTGAGCGATATTGTAGCTTTGTTTCCTTCATTAATAATTGGTCGATATTATTAACAAAGGCTAATGCTCTTAGCCCTTCTGTATGGGATAATCGACGCAGGAAGTCTGTTTTATCGCGCTCCTCTACCTTTACAAAGGAGTGAATAACTTTGCCGACCTTTAGCATGTCCTCTGGCTTAATTTTAAAACGAACAGGCTCAAACATCATACGACTTGCCACTAATTCAATTTCCTCTGTAATTGTCGCTGACACAACAACGACTTGTCGCCCATAGGCAGAGCCTTCAATAAAGGATTTAATGACAACACGGTATTCACGGCTTAGTAATTGATCACATTCATCTAAAATAACCGTTTCAACTTCTTTCAGCTTTAATTTGCCTGCGCGTGCTAATTCATTTAAACGACCAGGTGTCCCAACAACAATTGTTGGCTTTTTCTTTAGCTTTTCAATTTGACGTGCAGCATTTGCACCACCAATAAGCTGTTGAACTGTAATATCTGTGCCTGCTGTCCACTCACGGATAACTTCCACAATTTGCATGGCTAATTCCTGTGAAGGAGCAACAATGAGCCCTTGTGTTTGCTTTTTTGCGCCATTTACCTTATTCAATAATGGCAAAACATATGCCAATGTTTTCCCTGACCCTGTTGGCGACTCGGCTACAATATCCTTCCCTTCAAGCATTGCGGGTATCATTTCCTCTTGGATTTTCATCGTTGTTTCAAACTTCCATTTTGCTTGTAATTCTTCTTTTAATAAATTAATCACTGACATGTTAGTTCCCACCTTCTATCTGCTTGACATTAGTTTAACACACTAAGCACATTCCTACTTTATCTATACGCAAACAAGTGTCCTCTCGTTTCAAGAAACCATTGAAAAAATCTGCCTAACTTTAACACGGAAAAGTAAGTCTATCCATAATTCTTTAAAGACTTATAGCTTACCCGTGACAAGCAAGCAGATTTTTATTCATTCAATTACGATTCAACAAGCTCATAACCACAAGCTAAAATCGCACATTCCGCTAAAACAATTAAAGAATCAATATAAATATTGCTGAGCTTTAAATCTCTGTTCACAATCGAAAGCTCTGTACAGCCTAAAACAATACGATCACACTGTAATGCTAGCATTGCTTCCTCTATTGGCTGCCAATCCTCTAATGTCACATCCTTGCCAGCCTTCACATAATCATAAATAATGGACATGACATATGTTTTCATCTCATTATCTGGAACAACTGGTGTAATGCCATATACCTCTAAAGCTTCTTGATACATACGTGAAGTTAATGTGCCTGTAGTGGCTAAAATGCCAACACGCTTTGCTCCTAAGTCAGCTGCACGTTTCGCTGTTTCACGAATCATATGCAATACTGGAATGGGTGAGCCTTCCTCAATTTCTTGATAGAAAGTATGGGCGGTATTACATGGAATAGCAATCATATCTGCTCCAACTGATGCCAATTTTTTAGCATCCTCAATAATTACTGGAACTGGATTATCCTTTGTAGAGTCTAAAATAAAAGCTGTACGATCAGGGATATTTGTATCATTATCGATAATGGTATGTAAATGCTCCTGATCCTTTTGTGCCTTTGTACGTCTTACAATCGTTTCACCGATAAACATTGTTGCAAGTGGACCAACGCCACCAATTATACCTAAAGTTTGTTTTTTCATTAGTTAGACAGACCTTTGTTATTAAAATATTTCTTATATTTGCGATAAAAACTTAAATTATCTAGCGTTATATTTAGCCAACGCTTAGCATTCATATCCTTATAATTAAAAATAGAATCTGTAGCCATCCCTTGGCGAATTAGACTTTTGGCTTCAATAACAAGCTGTTCATTTTGTACATATTTAAACAAAACACCATTTGGTACAATTGTCCAAAGATGCTTATTTTGTACATATGTTAATGACTGCTTGCTGCCACGAATAAAGTCATCCGCCACATATTGCATTAAATTATAGCCACTCGCTGTCACATAATAGTTAGAAAGCTCATTATGTAATTCAATACTTAATAATTTATATTGACCATCACGATCATCATATTTCATATCAAATGTAGCAAAGCCTTGGAATTGTATCGCCTCTAAAAATGACTTAACCGTATCCATTAGCTCCTGATGATAGGTTGTGATAATAGCCACATAACGACCAATGCCCTCTGGAGAATGCTCCTCTAAAATAGGATTGCCAATAGCTAGTAGCTTTGTCTTACTATCCTGCCCAACATAGGCATTAATAACCCGCATATTCGCATCCTCACCAGGGACGTATTGCTGAATCATTAAGTCATCACGATACGCCGATTCCTTATAAATAGTATGGAATATATGATCTTTTTCCTCTTTATCATATGCAATATAGACATTTTTCTTACCAGGAAAAATACATGTGGTATACTTTGTCATATTCATCGGCTTTATCACAACTGGATAATCAAATGGCATCTCATATTCTTCATAATCATTTACAGTACATACATGCATAGTAGGATAATGAAAACCAAACTGCTCACATAGCCTGTACATGCTTTCGCGTGTTAATAGCTGATTAGCCAGCGCTGCATCCACATAAGGAACAATAAAATCCTCTGTTAGCTCCTCTTTATGTGCGACAATTTTTTTTACATAAAACTCATCACAGGCTAATAGCAATAGTTTTTTCTCTGCAAACTCCTGCGCAATTGCCTTTAATGCTGTTACAAAGCGCTCCTCTACATGAAGCCTTGGTACTTCATGGAAGATCATTAAATCACTTTGTTGAATCTTTTCCATATTTGTATGATTTAGTACAAGTGGCTTTACTCCATAGGCTTCGTAAAACGCTCGAGCCATGCCATATGCATTCATTTCATTCCCTAGTAGAACTGGTAAAAAAGTGTGCTCAATGGCCATGCTACTCAACTCACCTTTGCTTTTTTTCTTAGTGTAACATACTTCAAATAAGTTTATCCCGCATCGCGGACAGGAAGCTGTACTGCAATAACAGGCGCACAAGGCGAGGTGGAAGATGAAGCAGTCATTTTATTTATGAACAGCTACTGCTTGTGAGCCTAGTTCCTTATAGCTTTTAAAAAATTGGTCTACATCATATGTGACATAGCCTTTTAACGGGTTCATGACAACTACTTTATCTCCTAAATGCCCTGTTAACACAACAGCATGTAGGTTCATATAAGCAGCATGTGATGTTGTTTCTCCCTCATATATCCAGCCTCTCGATGCATTTGTTTTTGGTTCTGATAAATCAAGCGTTACCCATGTTACAACAGGTACTCCCTCTCGCACAAGCTGTAAAAGCTCCTCCTGTGAGGAATTACTTTTATTTGTTACACGTAAATCTGCTTGCTTATCCGCAATAACAGCCTCTGCTGCCTTGACAATAGGCGCAGCAAAAACATACATTCCGTTAGCTTTGTCACGCGGATTACCCGCAAAAGCATGATGCGGATTTGGCCCAAAGCGCTGATTGCCTTCAGATTGTATTTTCTGCTTTGGTAAATAATTATCAGCCATTTCTAGCTTTGATACATGTAAGCCATAATAATTTAATACGGCTGTGAGCGATGTAATTTCACAGCCATGTGGAAGCTCAGGATTTTGCATAACAACAGGCACACCCAACTCTTGCTCATCTCTTGAAAAATGTGTTTGTAATCTATAGTAGGGCTTTGTTGTATCATACGTAAAATGCTCAATCGTTGTGTAGCCGTTATTGGTTGTGCTATTTTCAAGCGTCGTTGCAGCTATCGCATATTCTCGCCCTTCTTTTAGCTGTGAAAATCTCGCTTCTCCCTCTTCTGAACCAATCGCTTCCTCTACTACTTCTCCAGTTTTTACATCTGTCACAGTAAGATAAAGATTCGGAATGGGTGCTCCGCTAGTAAATTCCACTGTTAAAACCGTTAATTGATTTTTACTTGCTTCCTGCTGCGAATTTGGCTGACAGCTAGCTAGTAGCATTAGCGTTAAAATACCTATCAATATATAGCGTTTACTTCTTGTCCACAAGACAAATTCCGCCCCTATTCATTTTGTCGTAGACTTTTATTATACGATAATTTTATAGATGTTCCTATCATCTTAACGATTACTTACTTGTGGTCGCAATGTATGCTTTAAGACCTTACCAGAGGCATTGCGTGGCAGCTCTGTTATAAATTCAATTTCATATGGTACTTTATATTTTGCAAGCTGTGTATGACAATACGCCAAAATTGTCGCTTCATCAGTGGATTGTCCCTCCTTTAACACAACATATGCTTTTGGCACTTCACCATACACTTCATGCGGTAAGCCAACGACTGCTGCCTCTAAAACCTCAGGGATTTGATATAATACTTCCTCCACTTCAATAGGATAAATATTTTCACCACCACGAATAATCAAATCCTTTTTCCGATCCACAATATATAAGTAGCCTTCCGTATCAAAGCGTCCTAAATCACCTGAATAAAGCCAACCCTCTTTAATCGTTCTAGCTGTTTCCTCTGGATTGTGCAAATAGCCCTTCATTACCTGTGGTCCTTTGACACAAATTTCGCCTACCTCACCAGCTGGTACTGGCTTGCCCTCACTATCAACTACACACACCTCTGTCTGTGCTAATGGCTTGCCGACTGAACCAATTTTCGTTAATGCATCACTATCCAGTAAAGAGGTAGCTGCTGGTGAATTTTCTGTTTGACCATATAAATTTTGTACTTTTACATTTGGAAATGCCTCTTTCACCTGCTTGACAAGCTCATAGGGCATTGGAGCTGCTCCATAGCATAATAAACGCAAATGCTGAAGGCTATGTTCCTTGAATTGTGGTGTATTTAAAATAATGGTATACATGGCTGGCACGCCAAAGAAAATCGTTGCCTCTGTTGCAGCAATTTGTGCTAATGTTTTAGCTGGCGAAAAGGCTTCTTCAATAATAACTGTCCCGCCTTGATAAAACATTGGCATTGCAAAAACATGAAGTCCCGCACAATGAAATAAAGGTGTACAAATAAACATTTTATCGCTCTTAGACATTTGCATCGACGCTGACCAAATTTGTGCTGTTGCAGCAATATTTTCATGTGTCAGCATAACGCCCTTTGGCTTGCCAGTTGTCCCAGACGTATACATCACTACTGCTGTATCGTGTGATTCCCATTGTACAGCCTTTCTCACACCATGATCTTGCTCAACAATAGCTGTCATTTCCTGCAAACTAACTACATGCTGAAATTCATAAGAAATATCCTTGAATGTTTCCTCTATTCTTTCATCATAAATAAGCCCCTTTGCCTCTGAATGATTGATAATAAATTCAACCTCAGGAGCGGCTAATTTAGTATTAATCGGCATGACAATAAAGCCAGCTAGCTGCACACCAAGGTAAGCGATTAAAAATAAATCTGAGTTGAGTGTATATAATGCAATTACATCATCTTTTTTATAGTCTTGCTCTTGTAAATACGCTGCAAATCTTTCTACACGTTCGTAAAAATCTTGATAGCTTAGCTTTTTGCCATTGTATGATGTTGCTATTGCTTCAGGTTGTTGCATCGCATAGTTTTCAAGAATATCTGTCATGTACATCGTCATTATAAACCCTCCAAAAATTTATTTTTGTGCATGCTAATAGTAAATCTTTAAACTGCTAAAAATTCAGAAAATTACGATTATATTTTATCAAGTAATCAATTTCTTAGCAATTTTCCCACTCAATTAAAATATTCTTAGACATTTTCCTTTTCTCATAATTTCTCTTAGGTGTATGATACCTTTATGATTATGTTAAGAAAGGCCTGATTTACATGCTTTATGCACTTTTAGGAGATTTACATTCTAATATAGAAGATACAAAAGCTGTGCTAGCACATATTCAAGAAACAGCTGGAGAAGCAACAATTATTGGGCTAGGTGATTTATATGAATGTACCGTTAGCAAGAAAAAGGCACAAAAGCTCTCTGATTTACCTTTACACAAAGCAGCCATTGTAGAAAACGAATTTGAGCAATTGCTAACTTTTCCTTCTATACGAGGTAATCAGGAAGAGCGTATTACACAAGTAACTGGCA is part of the Lysinibacillus sp. FSL K6-0232 genome and harbors:
- a CDS encoding DEAD/DEAH box helicase, whose protein sequence is MSVINLLKEELQAKWKFETTMKIQEEMIPAMLEGKDIVAESPTGSGKTLAYVLPLLNKVNGAKKQTQGLIVAPSQELAMQIVEVIREWTAGTDITVQQLIGGANAARQIEKLKKKPTIVVGTPGRLNELARAGKLKLKEVETVILDECDQLLSREYRVVIKSFIEGSAYGRQVVVVSATITEEIELVASRMMFEPVRFKIKPEDMLKVGKVIHSFVKVEERDKTDFLRRLSHTEGLRALAFVNNIDQLLMKETKLQYRSAPIVTLHSDMKKEERKKALDAFRKGDARILIATDIAARGLDIAGLTHVIHVDVPRTMEQYLHRSGRTGRAGADGEVLTLLSYRDEKTYKKWTREIPGKSMQKVWHDGKLVEGNSKTIGQKRGK
- a CDS encoding aspartate/glutamate racemase family protein, whose translation is MKKQTLGIIGGVGPLATMFIGETIVRRTKAQKDQEHLHTIIDNDTNIPDRTAFILDSTKDNPVPVIIEDAKKLASVGADMIAIPCNTAHTFYQEIEEGSPIPVLHMIRETAKRAADLGAKRVGILATTGTLTSRMYQEALEVYGITPVVPDNEMKTYVMSIIYDYVKAGKDVTLEDWQPIEEAMLALQCDRIVLGCTELSIVNRDLKLSNIYIDSLIVLAECAILACGYELVES
- a CDS encoding carboxylate--amine ligase produces the protein MAIEHTFLPVLLGNEMNAYGMARAFYEAYGVKPLVLNHTNMEKIQQSDLMIFHEVPRLHVEERFVTALKAIAQEFAEKKLLLLACDEFYVKKIVAHKEELTEDFIVPYVDAALANQLLTRESMYRLCEQFGFHYPTMHVCTVNDYEEYEMPFDYPVVIKPMNMTKYTTCIFPGKKNVYIAYDKEEKDHIFHTIYKESAYRDDLMIQQYVPGEDANMRVINAYVGQDSKTKLLAIGNPILEEHSPEGIGRYVAIITTYHQELMDTVKSFLEAIQFQGFATFDMKYDDRDGQYKLLSIELHNELSNYYVTASGYNLMQYVADDFIRGSKQSLTYVQNKHLWTIVPNGVLFKYVQNEQLVIEAKSLIRQGMATDSIFNYKDMNAKRWLNITLDNLSFYRKYKKYFNNKGLSN
- a CDS encoding C39 family peptidase, producing the protein MWTRSKRYILIGILTLMLLASCQPNSQQEASKNQLTVLTVEFTSGAPIPNLYLTVTDVKTGEVVEEAIGSEEGEARFSQLKEGREYAIAATTLENSTTNNGYTTIEHFTYDTTKPYYRLQTHFSRDEQELGVPVVMQNPELPHGCEITSLTAVLNYYGLHVSKLEMADNYLPKQKIQSEGNQRFGPNPHHAFAGNPRDKANGMYVFAAPIVKAAEAVIADKQADLRVTNKSNSSQEELLQLVREGVPVVTWVTLDLSEPKTNASRGWIYEGETTSHAAYMNLHAVVLTGHLGDKVVVMNPLKGYVTYDVDQFFKSYKELGSQAVAVHK
- a CDS encoding class I adenylate-forming enzyme family protein, which codes for MTMYMTDILENYAMQQPEAIATSYNGKKLSYQDFYERVERFAAYLQEQDYKKDDVIALYTLNSDLFLIAYLGVQLAGFIVMPINTKLAAPEVEFIINHSEAKGLIYDERIEETFKDISYEFQHVVSLQEMTAIVEQDHGVRKAVQWESHDTAVVMYTSGTTGKPKGVMLTHENIAATAQIWSASMQMSKSDKMFICTPLFHCAGLHVFAMPMFYQGGTVIIEEAFSPAKTLAQIAATEATIFFGVPAMYTIILNTPQFKEHSLQHLRLLCYGAAPMPYELVKQVKEAFPNVKVQNLYGQTENSPAATSLLDSDALTKIGSVGKPLAQTEVCVVDSEGKPVPAGEVGEICVKGPQVMKGYLHNPEETARTIKEGWLYSGDLGRFDTEGYLYIVDRKKDLIIRGGENIYPIEVEEVLYQIPEVLEAAVVGLPHEVYGEVPKAYVVLKEGQSTDEATILAYCHTQLAKYKVPYEIEFITELPRNASGKVLKHTLRPQVSNR